Part of the Motacilla alba alba isolate MOTALB_02 chromosome Z, Motacilla_alba_V1.0_pri, whole genome shotgun sequence genome, AAAATCAGttatttgtgttgtttttttctggcataAACTCCATTGCCAGCAATGGATGtatcagaaaaagaagttaataaatacaaatagaCAGCAGTTTTCTAAACATACCTCCTCTTTTAAAGGCATGATACAGATTTACTAAACAAATCTCAAACAAGttcttcacagaagaaaattttgctAGAAGCTGTCTCTGAACATTGTTTTCTTCACTAATGCTGGTAGTTTATTTCGTGGACTATGGTATTTTTGAACAGTAATGATGAATCATTTAAAAACAagccttttcccccttttcctttgcCAAATGTATGCTAAGACATGTAGTTAGTACTGAACTGTATGAATTTAAGAGTGGTGTGCCTCTTGTTGAGCATGTTATGGCAAACAGGAAGAAACAGCAATATGGTACTTTTTTTACTAGGGATCTgggggatttattttttcatcttgatTTTAAACGACTGTTCAAGTGTTAAAGGTATCATATTTAAGTGTAACAGATGTTTTGCGTAGCTTTTTGTGAAGTGTAAAAACATAATGGAAGATTCCTGTTTCTGATGAAAATTTTCAAGTACTTAAATTTGAATATCCCTCTAAACTCCATTCATATAGTATTAAATATGTGTATAAAAGCATGAAGACTACAGAAAACCAATTAACATAACAGAGTTAATCTTGAATAAGTTTTTCCACAACTGTATGTTACATATAACCAAACTCCTCCTttagcaaaagcaaaaagaataaattctCTCCCAATTATTTATACTCAGGAACTACCTTGCTGTAGGACTAGATAGTTCAGTCTACAGTCCCTCTAACCCAAAGTGTACTCTTAGCTGTATCCCTTTGTGATTTAGGGTCCTGGAAGTTTTCAGCAAACCTCTCTCTTGCTTTTTCCCAGTTCTTTTTATTCTTGCTCTGGACAAGCTGAACATCTTCAATTGAGGCTGGTCTCCTAGTACCTAAACCTGCATGCTTCTGATGTAACTCCAGTTGGATCTGTCAAATACATGAAATATTGTTGTAATTGCAAGTTAGGTATTCTAAATACTACAAATTCTGGTTTGGTAATACACATGCCACCCCCTCCTAGATCATACATGAACAGTACCATGAAAATGATGTGTCACATCACCATTTCTGGAACTATGATCTAGAGTCCTGAATAATGTCCCCTGCCACAAAAATAACTGTGTAATACACCTCACCGAGTGAGCAGCATGTGATCCCTATGCTGGCTAGTTTCACAACACAGGGTATGgtgtggctctgagcagcactACTGCCAAAAGCCAACACATCTCTGGTGACAAAAATGGGGCTAACATGGCTGCCACAGAGGCCCACAATTTGCTGGCTACAGTGACTTCTGCCCATCATCTAGCTTGATTTTTGTGCTACATCAGCCTCTGTGAAAGAATTCCACCCTAAACCGATCTTCAAATTACATCACTTAAATTACTCCAATTTTCCTCCAGACATTGTATTCAAATATGAGATTATTAATTCAATGGCTAGAAGCTGTCCTCTTTTGCTTAGTTTCCCAATAAACACAGTGTAGTGAAGGAACAACACtactgaaaaatttcaaaataccCCATtagtcaaagaaaaaataatgtgagATTAGTCCTACTGAGATTATTCCTTCTTAACTAGGGTTTTTATAAGTTTTAAGTGAATAGTGGCATACAATTAGATACTTTTCACTACAAATACATTCCTATTATTTTTGTCTCAAGTGAAAACCAGAAAGACCTACCGGATCCTTCATGCCACCACCATCCCTTCCCAGACCTTCCCCCTTCTTCCATCCCATCTTCTCCAACATTTTATGTcctttgttgctgttgctgatTTCACTTTGAAGAAAGTTTAAGATGACTAATAAGCAAGAGTTAATATAAAGAATATGCTTTCAAATACTGAACAACAGAAATGTGCATACATATAAAAATCAGGAATCAGTCCATCAAGAGCTGTACAGAAGAACAAGCCTCAGGTCCGTATCAGCTTTCTTAAAACTGAACTTGTTTGCTTTAGGAGTTAAAAGATACATCATGGGTAGGAGAGTATGGATTATAATATGGAAAAAGCAGTATCGCTGCCAAATCATCCTACTGCTCCTATTTCACCATCTCACGcttctttttattaattttcacaCACCTGCAAGTTCATGcttcttcaaaaaaaccccaaatacagATGCAGAGGCAAGTAACAACTGAAGGAACATCAAGTGTCAATTGAGAGGTACGGAAATACATGTCCTGGATAAATACATGGCTGGATATTGACAGTGAGAGAAGCTGCAGGTGAAAAATCTGCATGTGTGCTATTACTGGGActgaataggaaaaaataaaaactgaaccACTTGAGAAACAGACACTATTGAAGATGTCACTAGTGCAGCTGAGGAGTTCTTTACATTTTTGAGTTGGTAAGGAAGTGATGTAAGTGTCCTTACGGCCATCCTTAACTCCTCACcttccatatatttttatatggaaGGTGATGAGTTAATAAAGAGCATATGAAATGGGAAGTGTGAAAAGCTTAAAATTTTCTAGCTCTCTTAACACAATATATACAAGTAATTTGTAATTTAATAAACTGCATACTAGTAACAAATTGATACTTAGtttatcataatttttttaagattcaCAAGAGAAGGACATGGGGAAtacttccccccacccccaactTACATATAAACAGAAGCTGAACTATCATCTCTTTGGAAGGTTCCTTCACTTCCAACGGTCTCTCTGCGTTTTCCTGCTCTGTCTTTGTACTTTGGATTGTTCACTGCCTTGTTGTCTTCATATTCTGTGTTCTTTCCAAGCAGATTTAATCCCATCAAGACAAAGAGAGTGGCgtttaaattctttatttttgttaacttcccttttcccctccaaaaGTATGGGAGCTTCagccttttttattaattctaaATCTCAAACATTTATTAATTCTAAATCTCAACAAAACCTGCAGTCCTCACTTAGTATTTTCTTAGCTTACAGGCATACCTTGTAAACCATATTACTGCTACAATCACATAACATTGCCAAATTCAGTAATTTCTCAGaagctgtaaataaaataacagattCTTTTGAATCTTCTCTTGGTACGAAGAGTCAATCTCTCCATATTAAGCAGAAAATCATGTGCACTTGCCACTGGCTTTTTATATAACCATTTATTGCTGTAGTTGCTGTTCCTCAGCAACtactttttttcagaataaattacAGAATTAGGTATGTTTATGGATTCTGTATTAGTATTATTTTGGTACCTGAAGAGTTTCATAGAAATGATGGCATTCTGTTTTCTACATGAATACTTAGTACAAATGCTGGAAGCAACTGCTTGTTAGAATTATCTCTACAACAGAAGTAATTtgaatacatatatattatattgcCTGTATGTTCATGTTAGTATTCTTCTATGGacttaaaaacctgaaaaaaattcttattccATTCCATAACTTTTTCAGTTGCTTATTATGTTTCCTTTCCAAATGAAAGATAGGACTGCAACTCAGTGAAAACTTagtttacagaaataaaaatgaagtgtcttgcaaaattttaatttccaaaggAATAGGAATCTTGTACACATTGAAAGGATCTTCAGTTTTCAATGGAACTTTCATGCCCTCTTATCATCATCTTTCTCTGTAGAGGTTTGTAAAGAATCATTATTTAAGGTACAAAAGACAAACGAGGCTAAGTTTAAGGGCATTTGAAAACCTCCCTTATTCAACAAAGTCTATGGCTTAAAATAGGAATCACAAAGTaattgtgattaaaaaaaaaaggtaagactaaaaaaaaaggtaagaacCGCAAGATTACAAAAACTTCATCGACTTCTACAGTATACTCACCTGTAAACCATATTTTACCCGTAtttgttttaatgcttttcttctgACTAGCTCTCTCTCTTCTTTGCTAAGTGCTGGACAAACTAAAAGAAGAACACATGATTGAATTTGTAATTATTAATGTAACAATGTTTTGAATCATAAGACAAATGAGAGAAATTTTGTTCTGACATTATTATACATAGACACATATaccaagaagaaaatgcatcatTATGTACAACTATTACAAGCTGACaagaaaattatatgaaaactgaactaattattatttttataaagtaagCAGccataataaaaaatgtatcCTGTGATAATATTACTAACCAGAAGACTCTTTTTTCTTGTCCAGGCGAAGATGTGCTCTAACTTGTCCCGGTTCACATCCATCACAAGTATCACTGCCGGGGTgaatatgaaaagaaagcaCAGTTTCACCAATCTTCACCTCATCTCCGTGCTCCAGGATGTAGGGATCACACTTGGTTTTAGGCTACAACAAACGAAAGTTTTAGCAGGCAAGTTAAAAACTCATGAAGGACACGAACTCTATGTCATGCACACTGCTTACAACTCAGTAGTTCAGTTTGGTTTCACAAATGTAGGCAACTGTTTAACTACAGTGGGTATTTCACTCTAGCAACTGTAACCATAGCAGATTTTTCCCAGTATAACCAAACATAAAGTACTCCAAGGCCCTAAAATCAGAAGGGAACCAAGGCAGGCACTATATATGACAGAAGACATACAATGGCATTGTAAGTGATTTGccataaaacatttaaaatgacCACAAGATTAGTTTTCTGCAAAATACAGAGCACTAAAACAGTAGGCACTCACCTGGAGAATCTGATTTCCGTTAACAACTGTTCCATTCTGACTGCCTTGATCCACAAGAACATAATTTTGCAAATCGTGGTCAAAATACACTTCTGCATGAAACTGACAAATAGAAGCCTAAGTTAAATGTTCTTGTTAAGTGAATACTTAACAATGTAAATGTTATTTTACAGTAAGatttcagaatatattttgaGACCGTCAAAATGAGTGGCTCTGGTACTCTCAGTTAATAAAGTTTTCACATTTCATGATTTCATTTTTGATAAATGTAAATGAATGGGCCACAACAGCATGAACTAATATATACAGTTAACGTAATGATTTTGTACATAAGCTGATTCAGTACTTGTCAACTATATTCTTCTATATTCTTCCAACATGGCAAGTATGCTTTACTTAAAGAACTGCAAGATTCAGTAATAGAGCCTTCTTAACTGTTCTTCTAAATAACAGGCTTTTTGCTCTAATGGTATTTTATAGCACtctcatttaaaaacagatcTTATTCTGCTTCCATTTACTTGGTCTTTCATATCTGAAATAACTCCCTAAATTCCATGCTTTTGTAACTTTCACATAACTCACCTCCTCCTGCATCTTAATACTTAGGACACAATTAGTACCAatcttttgctgtttcttttatctcctttCTGATATTGAGACTGATAAcatggtgggattttttgttttctttttttttttttggtcttgttgCAGTTCTATATAGGTATTGCTTCCACAGACCAGAAAAAGCACAACTCCTGGCCAAATTCCTAAAGATGTGTACTACCTCCAAAAAGGCCACTGAACAAACTGAAGTATCAACTTCTCCAACCTACTAGAACTTCCAGTAAAAGCAGTAAGTCTAGAGAAGTGGCTGTTGAGAAGTTTCATTTCAAATTTGACAATTTAGAGCAAATGGAGTTGctgttttcagttaaaaaaaacaaaactgaatatTGGCTAGCATTTCTTACTACATAGAACAATCCCATAATGATACAGATTAACTAGTTCATTCAatagacattttattttctacttctgCTTTACTGAATAGAACTAAAACTTCTAAAGAGGCTAAATCTGTAGGGtgtagcattttttaaaatctcaatttCCGctcaagaaaagcaaacaccAAAGTTGGCCACAGCTAAAAAGTAAGATTAGTGAGTAAAAAAAACTAGAACataactttttatttctgcagatatGTAATTTATCTTTTCACATTTGACTCCTTATCTGAAAAGTGAAGTAACTTCTTATATAAACTCAGTACCTGTGAAGTACTAAAATTGtaacattacagaaaaataagtcTTTTGGCTTCTTTATTTGCCCAATTTCAAACACATGCCTGAAAAAGTTATTAATAGCAGGGAAATATTTACTCCGGCAATTATTCGTATAGCAGTGTGATATACAAACAGTATGAAAGtatgaaatttcatttcaagtATGCCATTTCATAACAGTATGAAATATAGCAGCTGATTAATGAGAactataatttaaaatagaCATAGCAAAGTGTGTTTCATGAGATACTTgcatttatagatttttttttaacaaactttTTGTTTGGATGACACAACTTTGTCAAtctacagttttatttttttaggagtGCTGTATTTACTGTGTTGAAGTATTTAGCAAAACAGAgcataatttataaaaaaagttTCCATTCTATCTACTATTCAAAGGACTTCTGTTAATTTTTCGAACTCCCTCTACATAATTTCCACAGTTGCttgaaagtaaataaaagaaacccTTTTGCTCTGAGCGTGACTGCAAAGATTGCATTACTTGGTAAAGAAATTCTTACTATCTGACATCAAATTTTATATACCATTAGTACTTAACAGGGTTTGTCCTCAAGTTCAATAACTACAAAATGAAAGACTCAAAGACTTTGAAAACACACTGTTGTTTGTGTTAACTTCCCATTCAGTAAAATAGtgtatgttttccttttttctaaatTCAAGTCTGGCTAAAGCCATATCTCATTCTGAAAgttctttcaaaaaattaacACTATGTTCCAAATTTAAAGCCATAAAATCTAAAGCTTCATTCATACATTTATGTCTTCTGATCTACCTTTCAGCAGACATGAACAAGAATTACCTTACTGACTCCAACTTCAGGAATCTGAAGTGTGTGTCCAgcatctttttctctgaaaaggcAAGTTGATATATAAGTCACAACAAAGCATAAATAGGTATTTAAAGTGGCTTATGAAAGGTATATTTCAGTTGAACTGTAGTATTGTATTTCTCTTCTAAGCTATTAGGAATTTTTTACAGATAGAAAATATTGTGTTGCTGTACACACAATGTAGACTTGCTTCAGGTCCCTTCTGCCATTTGTATAAATGATATAAAGCACATGATTAATAAATGATCAAAGAGTACCAATAAATTCTGATCTATAAACCTGGTATTTCTATCTGAACTGTCATTCAATGCCTTTAACAGTCTGAACTCTGCATCCTTCAGGCTCTTTAATGCACCTTGGTGTCCATGTTCCATGGTGAAGCTGAACTCTTGGTTGCATTAGGCAGGTAATAAAAGTAAACAAAGAGTAATCTGTACAGGCTGAATTTTGgcttgtttgcattttttgttaCCAAAACAGTGCAGCAGTAGGAAGAAGGGATTTGTGTATTACATTCTCATACTAAGGGATTAAGAAGCAATGCAGCTAGTAAAAGACCTATatgaaaattcaaaacagaGTTGTCTGTTGATCTTCACATACACGACTCAACCTTTTAGAGCAAATCAAAACATGTCTATCAGCATTAgacagaaacagcttttccagggTAAGGTTTTCAAGTAAGCATAGAAAAAAGCTTTACATCATCATTAAATTCATCATCCACAATGAACAAACCAGCTTAACAACTAAGAATGCATACAGTGTAGTACAAACCAGCTAATTATCTAAAGCAAATGAACAAACCCTACTGAAATTTGAAGGTGTGAGGAAGTCTAGGATATGCTTCCTAGTGATCCTGGATTTCCGAAGGGCATTCTtccatttctggaaaaaaagtaCTTCAGTGGCATGAGACAACATTTACTTACTTTCTAGGAAACAAGTTTTCAAAGAAGGGCTTGCAGCTATACTGACACAGGGGGGCTCAGTCACAACATCAAGTTATCACTAACAATTCAGGTCTGCTAAGCTGCATTAAGTGTGTATGCTGTTACATTATCATGACAACATGTTGTTATGTGACCTGACTTGAATTTCTTAATGTGGACTAACCAAACTCAGAGCACCTCACAACTGCTGCAGGCTAGGATGACAAGCATGAAGAGCCAAGCAATCTTAAGTGCCTTCCACAGCTTTCAAAGACAGGTAGTTtgagattatatatatatatatatatatatatatatatatatatatatatatataaaaaaaaatctcaagctACCtcatatctatatatataaaaatatataaaaatataaattttattcagttttacCTTCCAATTGTAGCAGGTTTCACAGCAGTGATAATATAAAGTGACCCAGTCTGTAGAACTGGTGACCTTATTACAATTACTCTGATACAAGGAGGCCAGATCTTTTCTTCATCTGTAattatataggaaaaaaaaaccatcaccaccaccattACTACCAACACATTTCAGTTTTAACTTTATAGTCTAGAGTTTtcacaaagctgaaaaacattCAGCCATTAGCTGGCTGAAAAATATACAACTTCcattaaaagaaatgtgtaaCAACATCTGAGAGAAAACTTTGATGAGACAGGTATGCACTCAGAAAGCCTTTGAAACAACAAagtattacaaatattttcctaattcCGGTTTACATGTGGACAACTATTTAGTTACAGcagtaaaatatatatacattcaCAAAATTTACTAGTATACTATAAATTTATTGATCATTAATTGTTACAAATTAGAAAACGATTTTACTTTGAGAAAAGGCAGCACCTTTTTGTTCACCACATCACAGACCTATCACATATCAAACTTTATATCTGACAATTTCTAtgtcaaatgtatttttactgtttttttctcatagCAATGCTATTCATCaacatggattaaaaaaaatagacagAACCTACAGATGCATATGCTTTTTTGCCAGATAAGTATATTAAGATACTATATTCTGACAACTGTATGAATTCTGTACTTGGATGTACATTTGTAGAAGCAATCTCCCATGACGTCAGCTAGGAGCAGACATAGATGAGAACACACTTCCTTAAAAAGGTACTAGGGGAGGAGAAACTGTCCCCAGTTTTTATTACTTCAGCATTACTACAAAACTGGATATTAAGAAAAGACAATTAAGTCTGAAAGCCTGATGGTAGCAAGCACATTTTGGTTAGCATTAATCACCTACAATCTGAGTAGTTAAGTAATGAAAACATAAGAAACAAATTGACAATACACTGTGAGCAGGGCATGGCTACAATACAGTTTTCTAGGGTTGtatttaattctgtgatttggaATATCCTTTGCACATACATAGTTCTGACGGGCTGCATCAAGCCTTTCACAGGTTaccttcttttttgttttgttgttttttaaggACCTAGCAGAACACTTTGGTATAAAACAATATACAAGTTTCCTGTCCATATCCATTTCTCACAATTTGCCACTGGAATATATGCAAAATAGGATTTCAACTAGTACTGACtactctgtgctgcttttcaccACAGTAGACCCATCTTGCATTCAATTGCACACGATGGTTTACAAACAGTATCAAAAACACTGTATATTAATTTAAGAGAGTCAATACACTGAATTACTGTGAATTACTGGTCTAGAACCCCTATTTTAgcagcaaattttattttctcctttcattttcccaATCAAACAAAATTTTTGCAATCCCTGAGGTTTCTATACAAGCACAGATGTTACATCAGTAACAGCTTTTATAAAAACTACGACTTACTTTTGAACAAgtgaagagagggaaagaaatgctGGTAACATATAGCACATTTTCAAATCATCTCAAGTCACatgcttttatatatttttttaaattatccaaactgatttttttaacaggcttctggaaaaatacaataataacaTATATAATCCACAATAATTCACCTTCATTTTCTGAGTATTCTGAATCACCAGTTTCTTCACTTGTTAATTCCTCCTCGCTGCAGGTTTCGCACTCAGAATCTGTAATTTCACCTTCTTCTGGCTCACTCTCTGTGTCTTCTGTTCTGTCATCTGTATACGCTGCAGCGTCTGGTGTACTTTTGTGCGAATGTGAATTTATACCATCTGGAGAAATGGATTCTTTGGCTGTTAGACTGTTTAGTGGTTTTGTGTCCATTTTAGTCTTCTTTCTTACATTTGGAGACTCATCTTCTTCAGTAGAACTTACTTGCTCGGTGGTGGAAAAGCAACTCAGACTGTTAGAtgatttctgctcttctgtgtCCAAATCCTGGAGGGGAGTTATACAATGTTATAGTCTTTACAGATTGAGTTTTTCTAAAGAATAGCCTGGAAGTAAATTCTTCACTtaggaagaattatttttagaactacttaaaaatagtttatttccAGAAAGTTTTACATATGCAGTCAGCAGAACTTTtatatttcagtaaaaatattgcCACATCCTCTCAGATGTGACTGAGACCATCTTCTATTTGGGAAAGCATGACTGCCCATCTCTTCTAAACTTCACTTATTTCTCTTCTAAACGATACTCTTTTCTCACactttagaaatgttttgaaacttTAGAATCTTGTCCTTATTTTCAAACTTGTACAACATCACTTtgaatattttcctattttgctTTTATGACACTCACTCCTGTCCCTCTCTTATTCAATTCTTGCAACTTGTTTAGAAGGTGATCTTCATTGTATCTTCCTGctgtttttgtcttcttttttattaCCAGAGTCCAGAATATCTGGAATGCTCCCTCATGCTTTAACTCTAGACctgttccttcttcctcctttcaaAACCCCATCTTTAACAGAGCCTTTAATCAAGACAGCAGACAGAGAGTACAAGCTTAACTTATGCTATGTGAAATAGTTATactaaaaatccattttctacTCAAAAAGTTTCTCAGTTTCTCTACTGAATATCAGACAGATTGGATCATTGCAGGTTCCTCCACTTCCACTTAGTTcatcatcaggaaaaaaaaacaacagaacaaaacccaacatttttaaaatgagaaatcaaAAGTTTCATATTAATTTTGCCAGTGTACCTTGAAAATGCAATTCTCAATCTAGTAGCTTGACaagtctgttaaaaaaataaaataacggaaacaaagagaaaatacagaaagaagaacagaagtagctttaaaagataaataaaatctCAGATTAAATTATGTGCCATTTTGAGTTCAGAGTAAATGCATTCAATTGCAGCAAATATTGCAACACAACAGGTAAAAAATACATCCTTGACCTTCTTCCATGCGTTTCCATTTCAAGATAAGTGAAATAATGTGAATGttaatataatgaaaattaaagcaCTTTCAGAATTGTTAAAATGCATCAGTGCTACAGACTATGACAAACACAAGAACTCCTCT contains:
- the AGGF1 gene encoding angiogenic factor with G patch and FHA domains 1 — encoded protein: MASPPGAESRAEPGEQEEAAALQAELGACRAQLERAWRRLRRTQRLYRRERESGEALRRQVEELTKEIHNRKEKDTSSVEVQTEDCAAWSQADYYYYENYYNHADTQDCASELPVQHSHGSEGTEQNSTEESEAGVNIPLRKDSTRAIEGGEEENFIQNSQETEETSVPEGSLAESLRAAAEAAVSQTGFIYDENTGLYYDHSTGFYYNSENQLYYDPATGIYYYCDVESGRYQFHSRVDLQSYQASGTKHTKDKKGKKKRKEPEWIAADEYKDLDTEEQKSSNSLSCFSTTEQVSSTEEDESPNVRKKTKMDTKPLNSLTAKESISPDGINSHSHKSTPDAAAYTDDRTEDTESEPEEGEITDSECETCSEEELTSEETGDSEYSENEDEEKIWPPCIRVIVIRSPVLQTGSLYIITAVKPATIGREKDAGHTLQIPEVGVSKFHAEVYFDHDLQNYVLVDQGSQNGTVVNGNQILQPKTKCDPYILEHGDEVKIGETVLSFHIHPGSDTCDGCEPGQVRAHLRLDKKKESSVCPALSKEERELVRRKALKQIRVKYGLQNTEYEDNKAVNNPKYKDRAGKRRETVGSEGTFQRDDSSASVYIEISNSNKGHKMLEKMGWKKGEGLGRDGGGMKDPIQLELHQKHAGLGTRRPASIEDVQLVQSKNKKNWEKARERFAENFQDPKSQRDTAKSTLWVRGTVD